The sequence below is a genomic window from Phaeodactylum tricornutum CCAP 1055/1 chromosome 14, whole genome shotgun sequence.
GATTCCGTTAGAGGCGCAAAACACAAACTTCCGACAACCCATAAGGCGGATGCTGTTGCATCGGATGAAAGCGAAACGGCGATTTTTGCCAACACAGTCGGTTCAGAAGCGTCCTCATCATCCTCTGGTGCGTTCTCGACGCGTGAAGATAGGGTATACACCAGCAGTATCAAAATGCGCTGCACGGCTCGTTGCTGAACATTATTAGGATCTTTAACCACAGAAATTTCGCCGGTGTAGGGCTCAGGCGCTTGCAACAGCTGCAAAATGCGCTGCATCACACAAACACATTCTCCAACAATGACAACGTGATCTGATGTTTGCGTCAACGTCAATAGTCCATGCAAGCAATCCAATGCGATACTATTCGTTTCGGCACGTTCTTTAGCCAGAACGCTGGTTTTGCCAGATTTTTGACCGTGTCGATCATACACGATGCGAGCTAATTCGACGGTACGTCCAACTGCTCGAATTGCATGCCGCACGAATTCGACGTGTCCGTCTCGCACGTAGGAGCGCATTTCTTGCAGCACGGCTTTAATGGCAGCAGGCTCCAGCGCCAGCGAAGTCAGAATATCGAGCTTGATCAGACGAGTAAAGGGCGGATCTAGAGCCTTGACGAAAAAATCGTGCAAAAATGGGGCAAACGCTGATGGGCAATGCTTCACCAAATCGCGAATGGCGGTCAATACCACGTATTGAATTTCGCGGCAATCTCTATGGATCCTGACAAGTGCCCTTCCCATAGCGGCACGTACTTGAATACTGGAGATACCACAGTAATATTGCAGAGAGCAGGTGGCGAGTACGACGCCAGCGTTGCGACTTTTGAGCAAAGGCATAGCGGCATGTAGGAGACGTTGATGATCTTCGGCCAGCTCGGTGTCCTCCTGAGTCGAAAACAAAACGTTGGAAGACTGTCGAACGGTTTTCGTACCATCGGGACCTGCAAGACCCAAAATGTTGCGTTGCCGCATAGCTGCCGCCAATGGCAATGAAGGGCTGTTAAGTTCATCCACGTACACTTCTTCCTCGGTGCTTGcatcctcttcgtcggaatAGAAACCTTCTTTCACAACGCGACGTTTGACTTTGCGAGGCGGATGAGCGGTAGAAGAAGTCTTGTCGTCCACATGATCTCTAAAATGGGTTGGTAGGGACACCCCTGTTTGTGCAGCTCTAGTGGATAGAGGCTCCGGTAGCGGAGATGCCGACGTAGCGCTGGTAGCCTGAGAGTTGGCATTGTAGGTTGTTACGGGACGTGTGGTAGCAACGGTCCTCCGTACTCGACGTTCGCGATCAATCTGCTCCGCAGACCCGTTCCGCCATCCCAGGGGTTCTTTAAAAAAACGTCGACAGTATCGTGCCAGAATCTCAATAGTCACGACTTGCCCCCACTCGTCCATGTCGGTCAAGAGATGACACGTTTTTCGAAAAGAACCGTGCAAGAGTTCCAGCCGTTCCGGACACAGTTCTTGAAACGCAATCAAGGCGGACGTTAGCACCATGGTAGCCTTGTCTCGATCCAGCATGGACTGTAAAATCTCCAATAAGAGGGTCTGCTGGGACGGATCTGGTGCACACCGCGGATGCAGCTTGGACAAGGCGTTCGCGGCACACTTACGCACGTAGGGTGACGAATCCTGAGAGCATTTTTGGACGCCCAATATTTGAATTTGCAAAATATCGGCGAGTCGAATCGAGGTCAAGACACGCAAAGCCAGAGCTCGAATCCATTGTTCCGTATCGGCTAAACCACGTTGGAAAGCGTTGATGGACAACAGAGAGAGTTCGCGTGTTGTTGGGTCGTGATCCGCGTACTGTTCGAGGTACATATAGACCATTTTGCGTACCTCCAGACTGTAAGCTCCGACCAGCTTGACGACGTGCGGATAAAAGTCACTAACATCTCGTCCTTTACTCACGGAGGCGAGTAACCATTTCATGCCGCGTAGAATCGTTGAGGAATGCGAAGGATTGGAAGGATCTACCTCGGATAGACTCTGACGAATCGAGGTTGGAGAAATGGATTCTTCCCAATACTGAGCATCTCCCATAGTGGACAAAGCCGAAGCCAAATGCTGATTCAAGAAGGCGTCCGAGCTTAGACCCATGCCAGCGTTCACCGATGCCCCACCCGCTTCCAACGCATTCCACACGGAGCTAGCCATGGTAGCAGTAGAGTCGTTGCTCCGCTGGATCAGCCGGAGTACCCACCACAATTTCAAACACGTTGGTGCTTGACAACTGTAAGACAGCTCGGGGGTTAGGAGAAATGCGATAGCCCAACTCCTCCAGGTTGTTCAAGAGATGCAACAGCTGCAAGCACTTCTATCCCTCCCTCGACTTGATGGTGTTGCTCATGGTGCAGGTACCAGAGTATGAGGAGGCACAGTGGCTTCGGACGCATCTCGTTCCGTTCGTTAGCTTGCCCGCACCAGCCAATCAAAACGGGGCCTCGGACACGTAGACTCGTGAACCGAATATTTTCGACGCCCGATAAATTCTACTAGTGGCGTATTTTCCACCGGGACTCGAGCATGGTCTCGAAAACCCTTGTTGAAAGAATTCCACGTATAGTAGTAACTTGTTGAAAGAATTCCACGTATAGTAGTAACTTGTTGAACAGTGGCGTCCCCCTAGCCAGTCACATTAACATGTCCCAACCATAGGCTTTGCGCCATTCGGGATCGCTATCACGGGAACCGTGCGAACTGGCTGTGAATAAGGCTGTATTCGTGGAGGAACGCTTCCGAAAATACATCGTGCGACTCCGACGGAAATCGCACCTTGACAATCAAAATCTATACATTTGACCAAGGAATGTACTCTACTCGATCACGTTGAGCAAAAATTCCCCTCGAAGGGAGAAAAAGACGCTTTTTGGTGCAAAATTGTATAGTTAACATAATCAAGCAAAGATGTGTCCTTTATTACCACTTCTCAAGCAATCCAATGACCGATCGCTTCCTCCCTACAATGCTGGGATCAACCACCGCGACAACATCCAAAATTGAATCCCCATACAAATACATGCGACAGCAAGGTCACACTCAATGATACATGGTACGGTATCCTATGGTAACCAGTAGTCCCCAGCTGACGAGAAAGTTCGTCAAACGCaccatcacagtcagctccGAAAAGCTGTACCAATGCGCCAGCGACTGCGCGACGCGAGCGTACACGTAGTGCCAGGCCAACTCGCTAATGTCGGGTCCACTCGTCACGGTATTCACCATCACGACCGTtagaaaaagaggaaagtTCTCCAGACAATTGGCGTGCGAGCTACCCACGCGACCAATAAACGAGCTTTGCGAATCACTGCGCGATGGACCAAACGTGTTGACTTTTTTACCCGTGATGACCAACGTGGCACGGTAGGTCATAATAACCATCATGTGGAAAGCGATCCAGGCCGCAAAGGCCATGAGAGCGGCGGGAGACGAAGACAAATCGACAGACATGGTACCGACTAGAGGTTAGAAGGATACGCGATTCAAGTGGAAACCTTGAGCGAAAAATTGGCTAGAGAAAACGGTCCAAGTCGATGTTTTGTGAAGTAATAtttttctcacagtcagtcgcgATGCTGAAAGATCTGGTCGAATGAGCCTCCTTCGATCTTCTAAATTGTTGTTTCCCAAAACGCAGATAGTGAAGGATGCACAATCAATTACTGTTAGTGTTCGGCTTCGGGAATGCCGTTAACCTGACAGTTAAAAGGATTAAGAAGGAATAAAAGTGTCGGCGACTTCGAACATCCAATGAAAGTTTTGCATCCCAAAGCTACATGTTGGAAGTgattctttcgaaaggaCCACCAACGGCGCCTCGATAAGATCGTTTTCAGAAACCTCTCGTCAACTGATCGAAGCGATGGTTTGGGTGCCTCTGTAAGAGTCGTGGAACAAAGATTACATTAGAGAAATTCTCCTGCCTACACCGGCGCCGTCATACATGGCACATTCATTGCGTTTCCAACCTGTGGATTAATAGACTTCCTAGAGCTAGATGAGCAATTGTTTACCGACTACTGTTACCCTAATTGAAAATTGCAAGCCTTTTTCGGTTGCCCACAAAAACCAATTCCGCTTCCACTGCCTACAGTATCGTAAGAAAAACATTCAAACTGGCTATTGAAATGTGATAAACAAATTAGTTGATTTTGCTTGCAGTCGTTTGTGTGGAAACATAAGGAACGACAAAATTACAGGAACTGGAAATCAGGTAAAAGCGGAATCTCCAACAAACGTCCGTCTAGTTGTTGCCCTCGCACACGAACGAGTTCTGCGACAAGATCAAGGCCACAATTAAACCTGTAcaaaccaaaaccaaaacatATGTATATAAGTATACGATCCAGCGGCAGCATCGAGCGCACGGAACAGCATACGTGCACTCTCCGACGTGTCCCACCTTGTACGTACCGTAAAGACCGAGGGCTTCGGCGAAAATTAGGATAAGAATCATACCGACAAAGAGCTTTTCTTGCTGACCCACCGCACGGACACCGGCGTCTCCTACAATACCAATGGCCATACCAGCCGCCAGACCGGAAAGACCGCAGCATAGACCAGCCGCCAAATGTGCAAAGCCGGTGTATAGCGAGTACTGAGAAAGTCCGTTTTGCGGAGATACAATGGAACCCTGAATAATCACGGCCACAATGAGCCCGTAGATTCCCAGAACTCCCGCCATAACTACGGGAATGATGTTACGCATGACCAGACCCGGGTTCATCACACCCATGGAGGAAATACCGACTCCGGACTTGGCTGTTCCGTACGCGGCGCCAATATTGGCAAACACCAGGGCGGAAGTCACTCCCATAAACCCAAAGAAAGGCGCAGACGCCGGGCACGTTTCCATTTCGACACTCATGATTAAAATGCGGTTGTAATTACGAGCGTTAGCTTTGCTTCTCTGTAGACGAAGGAGAAAAAATGGTGAGATTGCTGCTTGCGACGGAGTCACGACGGTGGATTTTTCTTCACGAGGTTTCGAGCCGTCATCAACGCGTTCACTTTCAGTCCTGTTTCGCCAAAACGAAGCGGACTTGCTGACAGTACACTGGAGGCACCACTCTGTTGTTCATACAAGGAAGCTCCATCCAAATCTAGAGTCTTAGATACACTTTGTAGCATACCTTCGCACACACCTTATCCTTGGGATAGTAGTCCTTGCGTTAGCGTGCTTGTGGTTTTGCGCTAGTGGCTGCTTGCACTTTCTGCGGGAACGACAGCCGCGGCGGCGCCTTTTCGATCTTTCCAAAAGGCCGCGGCGAAGCTCGGAATCTGGAGTTGGTACGTGTGGCGAGCTGCGACAGAATGTTGTCTGTATGTAACTGAAGATTGCATTCTATGCGTTTCCCCTAATTATATGCAAAAATATGCCTGTAGGAATGGTCGGCAATTTTTGTCGGAGCAATTGCGTATTGTacgtttgtctgtataaAATCTGTGTCGTGCAAGCTGAATAATGACTCTTCCACGTCTGCGCACGAAATGGTATCCCGGCAGACTCTCTATCCTACCACGTACAGACCAAAAAGACGAGAAACAGTTGGTTCGCAGGATTGCAGGATTGTTTGTACTGTCAACATACGGTGGGTGAGCTCCCAAATCTGAGTGTGAACACCATCCCTTCCTTTCCCATCCAACCGCCATAAAAACGGTTTCCTCTCCAAAACCATTCCAATCGTCTCAAATTCAccatgacagtgaaaaaATGCTCCCCCTTCCCAGCTGACGCTACCGACTACTCCTCAAAGTATCAGGAGACGGAAGACGCCCTTCGCGTAAGTGCAGCACTCTCTCAATGGAATGAAATCCGCCAGCCCAGAACGTCGTCCAAGGCGAGAGTCAGTCGTCGAGCACGAAAGGCGATATTGGACAAGGTGCTGGACGATCACGGATCTAGAAATCAATCCTTTTGCGGCTGCTTGTCGGACATTTCTTGATAAAGGTCCGTAACGATTCATGTCCACTGCTTTGTGGTGCGAGAGAGCGATTCACCGTTCCAGGACGACCCTGTGCCCGTAGCGATACGACGCCGTCGGGATTGAATCTGGAAATGCGCTCTTTACGCTAGATTGCCTAACGAGGATCATCCCAGACACTCTATTTTTGACATTGGCGAAAAAAAGAGTCACACGCGATGAGACAATGCGATACTCACAATTTGTTAGTTCGTTGCACTTATGCTGTTACATATGACTATCCTACTAACCTATCCTGGGGACAGCCTGTCTCTGTCGATGGTAAGTTGACACGAGTTTCCCTATTGcattttcggaagaaaaacCACAATCTAGTCAGAATGTTTTGCGACCCCGTATCCCTTGGATGCGGGGTATTCTTGTCCAACGCAGACGCATTCGTTACGGTTGTGGAAGAGTCTAGCGAATGGTATGCCGGTGTGGTTCGTTTTGAACTCACCAATTCATGCCACCTTGGTTCGTGATCGCGTGCTCTTGAGAGTGGACATCGTTTCGCCGGTAAACGTGTCGTCCTAGGGAGTCTCACACGCAAACACAAACTCACAGGCAACCTACGTCGTTCTTGTTGTCTTCAACTTCTAGGTTCATCACGTCACGTGCATCGTGTCTAAATATGTGCGATAATGTACTTTGGGTTGTGGAGGCAAGGTACGTGGTTATGGATCATTCTCGCATTCCACAAAGGGGACTACACTCTGTTCCGTGAGCAATTTCTTTTGCAAGGATCGTGTTCAATTTTTTCAGCCCCGACAGTAAAACGAGACTTTTTGTCAATTATTTTCGTGACTCTTTCGTACTCGCTCGATTGAGACTCGTTGGCGAATGCTGAACAGTTTACTCACCCATGATGTGGTCCTGACCCACTATCGTTGTTGGTTTTGCAGGCAGGTACAGAGCTCGCATTTGGTTCCATTGGCCCTGGGCCGACCTAGAGGCAGAGAATGTGTGCGTGTGAGAAAGAAGGGTGTTTCAATGTCCGTTGGCCAATATATATGTATGCTGGTACGAGTTTCGCACTCAGCCCACCTTGTCTATTCCATCGCTCACGTGACGGTAGACCAGGTACCCCGCAGGCCCCGCTCGACGGTGTTGGTACCTACGCATGAGCGTACGCAAAACGCCTGGGGGTCTTCAGGGGGAGGCCAACGGGAAGTCTCGCGGTACGAAAGCTTCGCTCGCCGTTTCGGTGCCGTTGATTTCTCGCGTTTCCCACACGTCATTTTGTAGCCGCACGCATTTACG
It includes:
- a CDS encoding predicted protein, which codes for MSVDLSSSPAALMAFAAWIAFHMMVIMTYRATLVITGKKVNTFGPSRSDSQSSFIGRVGSSHANCLENFPLFLTVVMVNTVTSGPDISELAWHYVYARVAQSLAHWYSFSELTVMVRLTNFLVSWGLLVTIGYRTMYH
- a CDS encoding predicted protein, producing MSVEMETCPASAPFFGFMGVTSALVFANIGAAYGTAKSGVGISSMGVMNPGLVMRNIIPVVMAGVLGIYGLIVAVIIQGSIVSPQNGLSQYSLYTGFAHLAAGLCCGLSGLAAGMAIGIVGDAGVRAVGQQEKLFVGMILILIFAEALGLYGLIVALILSQNSFVCEGNN